In the genome of Saprospiraceae bacterium, the window TGTACTCAATGGTATCCATGACCATAAAGTCAGTCGACTACACGAACTCATGCCACAGAACTGGAAACCTATTGCTGAGTAATTAGGACGTATCGCCACACGGCGCAAAGATAATGCTTCTTCGCTCTAGGGACAAGATGACCTTGGTGGTAGGCTTACCTTTGAACATACTCCCGAAGATGGAGTAATTGCCTCTCCGGATCCTGCCCTTTATCAAAAGTAGATACTCGAGCATAAATGGCAGCCCGTTTTTTTTATTGCTTTCGCCATATCATAAAGGTACTCCTTTTTGATAACTAAATCTATCACCTACAAACTGTTGATTTATAAAGGGTATTGAAGTCCGTTTTCCGACACCCTTTTTGATAACCTGATTTACAAAAAATGGCCTTAAAGATGGATCTCTCAAAATAATGGTGAGTTTAATTTGACTGTTCCCAGTAAACACCTGCATTTTATGTCCGCAGGATATAAGCCACAAAAGCGGGTCGACTCAATAGAGGTCTGGTTTGGTTGGAAGTTTAGGAAACCGAGTTTTTTTCTGGGCTCAAATAGGGTGCCGCAAATGGCGAAAGGTATAAGCAGTTTTTTGTAAAGGTCTTTGGGGGATCAGAATATTGAGTAATTTAGAATCAAATTTTCGCCTTACATTAGGAAATAACCTGCTATATAGCGAGTTATACAGGCGGTTACCTGCAATATTCAACAACAGTTAAAAAAACTAATATAGATGCGTAAAAATAGTCTAGATTGGAAGGAATACGAAGCTATAACCAAATACATCTATGAAACGTTGGGTAAGGAATTTGGCGTTACAATTTTAGGCTATGGAAATAACTGCAAAGTACTTGGGAAATCAGGTAATTTTCATCAAATTGACGTTTTGACCATGCAACCTAACGGAGTGCATCAGATACGGACTGCAATTGAATGTAAATACTTAAAGAAGAAAATAACTAAAGATACCGTTATGAAAGTATTAAGTATTATTCAAGATGCTCAAATCGATAAAGGTATTATAGTTTCAAAAAGTGGATTTACTAAAGATGCTGGTAATTATGCGCGAGAATATAATATTGGCCTTGTTGAGTTAAGAGAAGCAGAAGAAAAAGACTTTCTCGAAAATCCTAAAGAAATCCATATCGGGGATATACTAATAAAAAGCAAAATACTTATAACCCGACCACAAATATTAAATATAGACATTGGGAATGATCAAAGTATAGCAATCAGAGATGAGTGGGACTATTATAAATATTCAGTAATATTAGAGAACAAGACTGAAATTCCTTTATTAAAATATGTGAACAAATTTAGAAATGAAGTAAATCGCCGAAATAAAAAAAACGAAAAAATCACCAAGCAATTTGAAATTCCAAACGCAATTCTTTTTAATAAACACTCTAGAATATCTGTGGAAATTGACCAAATTACATTAACAGGACAGTTAATAGAAATTGATGCTAGCCAAAATCTAAACCTTAGGTTGGTAGATCAGGTTTGGTTAATAATGAAATCAATATTTGAAGAAAGGATATTTACATTTTCAGAGAGTGGTTTGATTGTGGAGCGTAAAAGAAAATAATACCGCAGGTAATAAGTAAGAGCGAAAGTCGGCTAACAGCCAAGACTTTACGCTGTAGTGTTGCACGAAACTGGGGCCAATAGCAAACCACAGAATTTCAAGATAGTCTGAATGATAACGTTCCAGCCAATTCACTGGCTGGAAAACTAAATTATTCAGGTCGGGTTAATGTTGTTGGAAAGAAAAGGAGGAAGCACCTTTTTTCATTCAAGTAATTGCCCTTAATACTTTTTCGCCTTCTGCTGTACAAAATGCGAAAGGATGACAAATTCTAAAGTATGATAAGATCGGGATGCTCTAAGGCTTTTTGATAGGCTTTTGAGTATTCCTCTTCACTAATAGCAATCCCGACTTCGTATGTACACCATGTTCCTGTCAGACAAGAAGTATCGTTGTGCTCCACCATAATCATAGGCGTGTCATTAAGAAAATTTATCACAACTTGAAACCCTTGTTCCGTTTTACCTTCACCTCCGTACACTTCGTAGTAGTGATAAATCCCATCTTCCTGGTGTCTTTTGAACCAAGCTTTTTTGCAAACAGGCTTTGTTTTCATGAACATTTTTCATGTGTGATGATACTTCCCCAGTATTGTAAAATAACAAAAACTTCCAGTATAGAACAAGCAAACGCAATGGCTATTTTCAGCTTATGTACCGCAAATTAGGAAAGCCCCCTACCCTGCTGAGTTCTTTTGGTTGCCTGTTAGCTACACACTATGAATTATCGTGGGTAACTCTTTGACGGATTTACCATGTAAAGCGGCAAACTGTATAGCAATATAGAATTAGGTTTCACTTTTACTATAAGTAAAACCTAGAGCCATTTATCTGTACAAGCGATTTATTTATCCAGATGCAGACAAAGAAAGATTAGCGTATCTAAAATATGCAGTACTAGTAATTAGGGCTATGTAACTTACCCTAAGTTCTAATCTCCCAAAAGGTAAGCGTCAAAGATAATGATTATGTGTTTCCTGAATGCGGCACTCTTTCAATCCATTAAGCTTTACAAATCCTTAGGTCTGGTTATCTATCATGAAAATTCTGACTTTCAGTGTCATTTAAATAGCATTTTGCCCAAAGGCGCCCTATCTTCACCACCTCAAAAGTATCAATAAGTTTAGGTTAGAGGAAGTACCAAAAAATACTTCCTCTTCTTTTGGTGGCCAGGGGGAGGAGCCCAAGCCCCTCCCCCACCCTATCAAGCAGCCAAAACCTTAGTCTCAGCTGCCTCTTCCAGGCCTTCCCTCTGCGGCGGACAATAATTTTGACTCAAAGAAACATTAACATTCTCCGTCAGGGTATCCTCCCGATAAATGGCATCCAGGGCATTGACAATGGCTTCCAGGGCTTCCGCTTCTTTCTGTTTCAATACCTCATAGCTAAAGGAAGCCAGGTAATAAGAACCATGTTGGTTGGTGCGCTGCTCCGGTTTGACGGTAAGCTTTACTTGGGTGAAGTTGACCCGGTCATAGTGCATGTCGGCAAAGGTGAGGCGGAGGTTGTCGACGCTATAGCCATGAAAGAGAACGCTGCACACTTGGCCAATCTGATTGATGAAATAGAATTCTACCCATTTGCGGTGATCATAGCCGAGTATTTCCGCTGAAAACAAACGGTAGGCAATCGGAATAAAGCTGAAGGCCTCCCCCTTGTTGGTGAGTTTGGTCTCTCCTCTGAAGCTAAGGGAGCCGCCTTTGGCATCGAAGCGGTAAGCGCGTGGGGCGCCTTTGAGGTATTGGATTTCTTTGAAGGCCTGGATTTGGGCAATGGTTGTTGTGGGTTGGAAATTTGGATTTTGCATGTGTTGTGATTTATAAAAGTGATGAATAAAGTATTGAAAGAGGGAATGCCTGATTTGGGGATTTTTCAAGTATTGAAGTGCTTCGTTTTGAAGAAGCTTCTACTTTCTTTATCAGCAGCAAATAATTTCCCTGCGCTTTATTATGCACAGCATCAAGCCGGCTTAGCTGCCGTAGGTCTTACGCGGATGCTTGGCCACAAAATTTGCTTTTCCACCTTTTCACGGGAAAAGGTGGAGCCAAAACCGCCGCCTGACGCATATTCTGCCTTCGGACGACGAAGTCACCTTGGATTGTCCTTCGGCAGACGAAGTCGGCTAATGGCGGAGTCCCTCTCCGCCGAGTCCTTCTTCGTCCTAAAGAAGCCAGGACTCGGCCACTAGAAGACAACTAACCACGATATTTCCGCTTAACATGTGGCCTCTCGTTGAGGATAAACATATCAACAATAGAATAGGCCATATGGAACTTGCTGCCAAAGCCACCTCCTTGCCGGAGTAGCTTACTGTAGTATCGCTTATAATTTTGTTCATCCAGGGTTTCTCCCTGTTGAGCAGCCAAAGCAAAGGCCATAGACTTGATGGTCTCTTTAGTAGAAGAGGGCATAATAATTGGTATTAATAGGCTTGATTCAAGCCCAGGTTTAGAGCTTGTTAGTAGGTCACCCTTTGGGTCTAAAACTATCCCTTTTTCGCTGATACTTCGTTGCTTTTTTCGTCCGTACCGAAGGGTATGAACTTCAAAAAGCGCCTCGTCTCAACGAAAAATTGACACTTTTTGCCTCCAAAAGCGACCTACTAACAAGCTCTTAGAAAGGTAAAAAGAGCATTTCGATGTTTTCCAGTAACCTAGTAGCGGGGAGATCAGAGTGTACAATCAAAGTCTGTGGATCGAGCAAATGAGTTTCCTTGGCTCCATCCACTTTTTTGTCTTCAGGAAAAGGGGAATCAAACAACTGATCCAGGGGTTCATCAATTCGAGCGATCCACCAGTTTCTTTCCAGCGGAAACAACTTGAATTTGGGAGCGAGGACAAAAGCAGCCTGGAGCAGTTCTTCCCGTTCCTGAGCAGCTTCCATCGCCACAAACATTTGTTCTTTCCACTCCCAATCCCGCAGGGCTTGCAGGATGTATGGCGGCTGAGGTTCCGCCACCGAAGGTGATAATTCGAGCGCGTGATTCATGGTAAATGCTTTATTGATTTCTTACTTACAAGATACAAAAACATTCTGTTTTAAGCAAGAAAATAAAGCAATTATTTGTGTTTAAATTATTGATTGTTAGTGTTTTATGGTGAATTTTTTTGGGCTTCTTTGCCTGGTTTAGCTAACGAGTGTTTATGATTTTTGGGCTTGGCTGTAAAATTGCTTTTCCACCTTTTGCGGGAAACGGTATTGTGCGAATACTTCGTTTCCGGCTGTTTTTCCGGTTGAATCTGCTAATGGCTGAGTCCTCCTTCGCAAACCTCACTTTGCATTATGCATAATATTATCGCCTTATTTGTTTGCATTCCTCCCCGCGCCTTTGTACCAGCCTAAGGGGAAAATCAAGCCCCCAATTTTGGAAGTCGGAAGTGAGAAGTACGAAGTCGGAAAGTCCGTTACCATAGGTGAGAGAAGCGAGACAGGTAGGACGAACTGTACAATAGATACAGAAATGATAAGGGAAGAAATGGCATACCAGCCCGAGTGCGAAAACAAGCCCCCACAACAAAAGACCGCTGCTGCTGACAGCTGAAGCCGGACAGCTATGCAAGGTGGAGATGCTGCTTAGGAGAGAGAAAGCCAAAAGCATACTACCTTGCAGAGCTGGCTGGCGAAAGCTACCTTGTAGCGGGCTATTGTAGTGGGGGCTTGTGGGCGCGGGGAGGAGGTCTTGCAGGAGCGGCTACTTCTTGTTGAAATCGAGGTAAACGAGCCAGGCGACGAGGGCCAGGAGCCCTATGCTGATCATGGGGCTATCCTGCAGGCCGAGCTTGAAGAGCGTTTCCTTCCAGCCGCTATCCGTGCTAGCTTCCGTTATTTTGAAAGTAGCATCGAAGGCGGGGAGTAAGTTGAGGGTGCTGAATAAGCCTAAAACCAGGGAGGCCATGCGGTAATATTTGTGCTTAGGATTCCGAAATAGAATAATCCCCCCTACAATCGCGGCGGCTCCCAGCCACGTATCTAAAAACGGAAAGCCAAAGAAGCGATAAGTAATGACGGCCAAGATGAATCCCCCGCCGATACCGCCGGCCAGGCTCTTGACCCACCAGGCCTCATACCATTTGAGTGGCGGTGATGGAGGAAGCATAGGTGCGGCAGGAGGAGCAGCAGCAGCTCCCGCTTGTGTAATGTTGATTTCTACTTTAGGTTCAGCAGAACGTTTTTCCTTTATCTCGCGGAGTTCTTCTTTTATATCTTCCAACATGCGTCTAGTCTCGAGGGATTGGCCAGGAGCACCAGGTGTGAGGTTTTCGATAAAAACATCGTCTATTAGTTGTAAAACAGGTACATCTTCAAAACTGATATCGCATTCGATCGTTGGCTGTCCGGCGATTTTTCTTTTTACTAAGCTTCTGAATTTGAAGAAATGTGGCTCAGTAGAAGCTGTGCAAAACGAACAATTGCAGGGAATCAGCTTCTCCACCTCAATACCCTCGAAAGTATTATTGAGTGTATCCAGCTCCTCCTTGACGATGGTCATCAAGGCCTTTCGCTCGTTGCCCTTTACCTTGATGAGGATTTCACGCTGATCGTAGGTAGCTGTTACCAGTGCCTGGGTACCTTCACGTTCCAACACTACCCCATTCTTCCAGGCTAGTGCCGGCTGGAGGACATAGCGGTGAAGCCGTACAATAAAGCGGCTCAGCAGACCACGAGGCATAAAGCTATACTGGTAGCGGAGTTGCAGCTGCAGTTGACTATCCTCCCAGCTAAGTGCTTTGGGCTGAGATAAAGGCAGCAGCTGAGGCACCAGATACGTCTCCTCTCCTAAACCCTGTAAGGCATAACACAGCTCGAAGTTTTTCATCAATTGAAGCAACTCACTGTGCATATCCTCATATGCGCTATCTCCCCAGAGCGCATTAATATGCCGCCTACCAAATCGCCCCTTAGCGTCCTTAATTTCCTCATTATCCAGCACCCTATAGGCCGCCTGCGTCGCCCAATCATTTTGGAGAATAACCGTTTTGCGCAGCAGGCCATCATCCTGAAAATGAAGAAAAACACCTAGATCATGCAAATAGCGGCTCAAACTAAGCGCTTTATCTTTTTCGGGAATTTCATACTGTGCACATATCTCATAGTATTTATCTAGGCCGATATAAGGCGCTTTAAGTGTCTCCAAATGATCGCGGATGTTTACCCACTGCAAAGGCAATACCTGTCCGATATGCGGTAGCTGCTGAATATGATAAATAATGGCCGCCTTCACTTGTGCCAGGTTGGCTTTAGTGAGCAAGTTCGTTTTGTGACAAGCCCTAATATTATCAAACTGTGCCTGCATGCTCCGAAGGTCAATATCCTTGCTGCGATCCCCTTTTTGATTCTGCACAATCAACAAAGCACTATCTCCCCCAAACACCCTTACTGTTTGCAACCAGTAATTAAAAGATGGATCATGTAAACTCTTGTCATCCTCCCGGGTATCATCTACCAGGACATAGAGGGAACGCTTGGTCAAAAAAAACTGATGCGTAGCATGATAAATCTCCTGGCCACCAAAATCCCAGAGATGAATGGTAAAATCCTTCCCCCCTTCTGTTGTAAAAGGAAGTTGGTGAATCTCAATCCCCTTAGTTGTCTCTTCCTCTTCCGGAAGTTGGGCGTCTTCCTGGAGCAGCTTTCGAGCCAGGCTCGTTTTACCAGCTCCGCCCTTACCCACGATCAATAACTTGGCCTCGTACAAGTAAGCCTTGCCTAACTCATCCAGTTGTTGAAAATAATTAAGCATAGCTCCTCTCCCTTCCTTAACAATCTCAAGTGGCGGATTTTCGATAGGATTTTCAGTGAGGTTGAGTCCACTAGCATATTCATTATCAACAACTACCTCTAAGTTGAGCGTCATTAGCTCCTTCGGAATTTCCTTAATTTCATTCTTTGCCAGGTTAAGATTTGTCAGACTAGACAAGTGGCATATCTCAGCGGGGATGCCACTAAGCTTATTGTCGCTGAGGTCTAAGCTGCTTAATTGGGTCAGCTCTTTGACAAAACTAGCATCGCTAATATTATTGGCGCGGAGGTATAAGCTGCTTAATTGGGTCAGCTCTTTGACAAAACTAAAATCTTTAATTTGTGGATTGGCGCTGAGGTCTAAGCTGCTTAATTGGGTCAGCTCTTTGACAAAACTAGCATCGCTAATATTATTGGCGCGGAGGTCTAAGCTGCTTAATTGGGTCAGCTCTTTGACAAAACTAGCATCGCTAATATTATTGGCGCGGAGGTATAAGCTGCTTAATTGGGTCAGCTCTTTGACAAAACTAGCATCGCTAATATTATTGGCGCGGAGGTATAAGCTGCTTAATTGGGTCAGCGCTTTGACAAAACTAGCATCGCTAATATTATTGGCGCTGAGGTCTAAGCTGCTTAATTGGGTCAGCGCTTTGACAAAACTAGCATCGCTAATATTATTGGCGCGGAGGTCTAAGCTGCTTAATTGGGTCAGCTCTTTGACAAAACTAGCATCGCTAATATTATTGGCGCGGAGGTCTAAGCTGCTTAATTGGGTCAGCTCTTTGACAAAACTAGCATCGCTAATATTATTGGCGCTGAGGTCTAAGCTGCTTAATTGGGTCAGTTCTTTGACAAAACTAGCATCGCTAATATTATTGTTGCTGAGGTCTAAGCTGCTTAATTGGGTCAGCTCTTTGACAAAACTAAAATCTTTAATTTGTTTGTTGTAGCTGAGGTATAAGCTGCTTAATTGGATCAGTTCTTTGACAAAACTAGCATCACTAATATTATTGTAGCTGAGGTCTAAGCTGCTTAATTGGGTCAGCTCTTTGACAAAACTAAAATCTTTAATTTGTGGATTGTTGCTGAGGTATAAGCTGCTTAATTGGGTCAGCTCTTTGACAAAACTAAAATCTTTAATTTGTTTGTTGTAGCTGAGGTATAAGCTGCTTAATTGGGTCAGCTCTTTGACAAAACTAGCATCGCTAATATTATTGTCGCTGAGGTCTAAGCTGCTTAATTGGGTCAGCGCTTTGACAAAACTAGCATCGCTAATATTATTGGCGCGGAGGTCTAAGCTGCTTAACTGGGTCAGCTCTTTGACAAAACTAAAATCTTTAATTTGTGGATTGGCGCTGAGGTCTAAGCTGCTTAATTGGGTCAGCTCTTTGACAAAACTAGCATCGCTAATATTATTGGAGCGGAGGTATAAGCTGCTTAACTGGGTCCATTTTTTCAAAACCTTTGGAGCGTCGGGAAAAAAAGATCGCGTAAGATAGGCATATCGAATATGATTAAAGTTAAGCAATACGTCTATAACATGTGCCAAATTTGTATATGGCAAACGCAGTCCGACGATCTGTCCTTCCTCATTGAGTTGATAGCCACGGTTGATATTGACAGGATTGCCAAAATAAAACCGAAGAGGCTCGCTTAGCGCTTCCGCACTAAGTGATTTCAAAGAAAAGCCAAAGGCTTTTTCCATGCTTTTAATCAGGGCCAGGTCATTACTCATAAGATTTCGAAATAGGTTTGTTGGGTAATTGGCAATCAATATAGGCAATTGGGTGAGAACTAAGTAAACTTAAGCACAAAAGTCGAGATGGGTGGCCTCTTTTTAAGTATTAGAATAAGGCAAGAAAAAACCAGGCCTTCGCAAATCAGCAGGGGAGGGAGTAAATGATGAAATCATATTTGTACAATGTGAAGCCTCGCCTAGGTTATTTTTAACATCAGGCTTGAGTACTGGACTTTTGACATTCGCTGTTTTGAAGGCGGAAATCGGACTGCCTCCGGCAGTTAAAAAGGCGGAAGGTGGAAATGGGAACTCGGATAGGCTCAGGTGCGCAATTTTCCGATCCCGACCGCTGGTACGGGATTTCGCTTTACTCAACTTCCGACTTTTCACTTCTAGCCTGGAAAACAGAGGATTACCAAAAGCGTCAAAAGTCCAATGGAGTACTTATGGCCTTTTATAGGCTTGGGTGACAGGATTTCATCAAAATGCTTGGCAACAACATTCCGTAATGCTCTTTGATATCCCGCACCATGGCTTCATTCAAGTTCCGAGCGTTTATTTTCAATACGGTTGAATACTACTGGATTACCTTTATTAGTAAAGACAGATTTTTTTGGATACAACATGCTAACACGATTTCAGGACAGATAGTTTTATGAAAACGGATGGTTTGACGGCTATTTTGAAGGGCGGTGAGATTCTTAAGGGCTCCCTCTAAGCTTTCCTTGCATCCTGAAAACTGAACTTCAAGCATTCCAGTCTTCATTTTAATTGATCAGAGGAGCAGATCACAGCCCCCAATACTGGGGCAAAGTACTTGGTCATAGTACACATGTATGAGAAATTTGGAACAAAGCGCAACAAGAACAACTTTTGCTATGAGGGATTTGGAACAAAACGAGGGTTGTTTTTAAGAATTATGAGAAATTTGGAACACCGGCGTAAATTTTTTTTCTGCCCAAAGAGAGAAGATAGATTGAGTGGGGTTATTTTAAATAAAACCAGAAAATTCACCAACAACAAAGACCTCACTTGCTCTTTTTATGTTGTTTTTTTGATTTTAAATCTTTTAACCCTTTTAGGCCCTTGTAAGTGCTTGATTATGAAAGCACTTACAACCGAAAGTATGAGTGTTTTGGAACAAAGCATGAGGTTTTTGGAATCAGCCATGAGTAAATTGGAAAGACATATGAGGGATTTGGAAACTAGTTATGAGGGATTTGGAAATGCTATGAGTAAATTGGAAGAATGGTAAGCCTCCCTTTCCTAATATGAGTAAATTGGAAGAAAAGATGAGAGAATTGGAAGCAACTAACAATAAATATACCTATATTGTCCTCCAATTCACTCATAATTGAGTTTTGCGTTCATTTTTCTCATACATCAAATACGTATGGCAAAGAAGCAAAAAAAGAACAACAAGGGGATTGTTTTGATCAAGAAGGCCAACAATCTCATCGAATCCAGGTATAAATTTGATATTTGGGAAACGAGATTCTTTCTTTCGGTTTTGGCACAAATTCGGCGAGAAGACCAGGAATTTCAGGTTTATCGGATATGGTACAAAGACGTTATAAAGGCCTTTGGGCTCAAGTCGGGCGATTCCTATCGTTTTTTGAGGGAGGCAGCGCAAAGTTTGATGGGCAAATCCTTTTTTGTTAGCTATGAGACCGAAGGCGTAAAGCGGGAGAGACAATACCATATCCTTCGCGAGATAGACTATCTGCAAGCAGGGCAGGAAGAGAAGATAGGAAAACAGATAGAGAACCATGAGTACATAGACGTCACCGTAGAGCAGAAGATGAGGCCATTGCTACTGCAATTACAAAAGAACTTTACAGCATATGACTTAAGAAATATCGTCAAACTTGGCGTTTATCCAGTCAGGGTGTATGAATTACTCAAACAATATGAAAGCATAGGCAAGCGGAAACTGTTGGTAGAAGACATGAAGAAAATGTTTGAAGTAGGAGAGCGATACAAGCTATTTGGCGATTTCTTCCGTTGGGTCATCAAGCCTTCCGTGAATGAGATTAACAAATACACCGACCTTACCATTATAGAGGTAGAAAAAATCAAAGAAGGGAGAAAGGTTCAGGCTTTGAATTTTGTATTCAGGGCAAAGGGAGAAGAAGAGCTAAGAAAAGTACATCGGGAAGCACCTGCCAAACAACTTGAAATTGGATTTGAAGAAGTACTTCCAAAATCAACAAATGAAACCGAAAAGGATCGCTTATTTAATATATTCCATGCAGATGTTGTGCAACGATTTGGCGTGACCCCATCTGTTTTGTTAGGTCTTTTAGAAGAATATACAGAAGAGCAAGTAAGTCAAGCCATCCGGGTGACCAATCGAGCAAAATACAATAAGCAAATATCCACCAGCATTGCCGGCTTTTTTATTTATGCCCTCAAAAACGGGTATACCGATGAGAAAGAAGAAGCCATGAAAAAGCAGGCAGAGGATCAGCTCAAACAGAAAATGCAAGAGCTCAAAGACGAAAAGTCCATAAAATTAAATGAGCGAATCAAGGAGGTGACCGTTGAACAGCCGGACATTACCGCCCGTGCGATAGAAGTGTTGAAGGAAGAAGCCACCCTAATCATCATAGAACAAAAACAGAAAGCCCTTAAACGGCCATTAACCTTAGAAGATTACAGACAAGATATCATTCTTCGGGAACTGGTAAAAGGCAAGATCGTCGCCCTAGCGAAAGACCGGTTCTCCGATATTTTAGCTGAATTCGAGGAGAAGAAACGCGAATTAGTTCATTAAAGAATCAGGGCACTAAACCCCCTCAAAATTGAGGGGGTTAGCCAATTGCAAGTAATGAAGAAGCAAAAAATTAATGTAAATGGAGTCGAAGTACAATTCTATCAGCGCAATGAGGTAGAATTCATCTCCCTTACAGATATAGC includes:
- a CDS encoding restriction endonuclease; this translates as MRKNSLDWKEYEAITKYIYETLGKEFGVTILGYGNNCKVLGKSGNFHQIDVLTMQPNGVHQIRTAIECKYLKKKITKDTVMKVLSIIQDAQIDKGIIVSKSGFTKDAGNYAREYNIGLVELREAEEKDFLENPKEIHIGDILIKSKILITRPQILNIDIGNDQSIAIRDEWDYYKYSVILENKTEIPLLKYVNKFRNEVNRRNKKNEKITKQFEIPNAILFNKHSRISVEIDQITLTGQLIEIDASQNLNLRLVDQVWLIMKSIFEERIFTFSESGLIVERKRK
- a CDS encoding COR domain-containing protein, giving the protein MSNDLALIKSMEKAFGFSLKSLSAEALSEPLRFYFGNPVNINRGYQLNEEGQIVGLRLPYTNLAHVIDVLLNFNHIRYAYLTRSFFPDAPKVLKKWTQLSSLYLRSNNISDASFVKELTQLSSLDLSANPQIKDFSFVKELTQLSSLDLRANNISDASFVKALTQLSSLDLSDNNISDASFVKELTQLSSLYLSYNKQIKDFSFVKELTQLSSLYLSNNPQIKDFSFVKELTQLSSLDLSYNNISDASFVKELIQLSSLYLSYNKQIKDFSFVKELTQLSSLDLSNNNISDASFVKELTQLSSLDLSANNISDASFVKELTQLSSLDLRANNISDASFVKELTQLSSLDLRANNISDASFVKALTQLSSLDLSANNISDASFVKALTQLSSLYLRANNISDASFVKELTQLSSLYLRANNISDASFVKELTQLSSLDLRANNISDASFVKELTQLSSLDLSANPQIKDFSFVKELTQLSSLYLRANNISDASFVKELTQLSSLDLSDNKLSGIPAEICHLSSLTNLNLAKNEIKEIPKELMTLNLEVVVDNEYASGLNLTENPIENPPLEIVKEGRGAMLNYFQQLDELGKAYLYEAKLLIVGKGGAGKTSLARKLLQEDAQLPEEEETTKGIEIHQLPFTTEGGKDFTIHLWDFGGQEIYHATHQFFLTKRSLYVLVDDTREDDKSLHDPSFNYWLQTVRVFGGDSALLIVQNQKGDRSKDIDLRSMQAQFDNIRACHKTNLLTKANLAQVKAAIIYHIQQLPHIGQVLPLQWVNIRDHLETLKAPYIGLDKYYEICAQYEIPEKDKALSLSRYLHDLGVFLHFQDDGLLRKTVILQNDWATQAAYRVLDNEEIKDAKGRFGRRHINALWGDSAYEDMHSELLQLMKNFELCYALQGLGEETYLVPQLLPLSQPKALSWEDSQLQLQLRYQYSFMPRGLLSRFIVRLHRYVLQPALAWKNGVVLEREGTQALVTATYDQREILIKVKGNERKALMTIVKEELDTLNNTFEGIEVEKLIPCNCSFCTASTEPHFFKFRSLVKRKIAGQPTIECDISFEDVPVLQLIDDVFIENLTPGAPGQSLETRRMLEDIKEELREIKEKRSAEPKVEINITQAGAAAAPPAAPMLPPSPPLKWYEAWWVKSLAGGIGGGFILAVITYRFFGFPFLDTWLGAAAIVGGIILFRNPKHKYYRMASLVLGLFSTLNLLPAFDATFKITEASTDSGWKETLFKLGLQDSPMISIGLLALVAWLVYLDFNKK
- a CDS encoding replication initiation protein, whose protein sequence is MAKKQKKNNKGIVLIKKANNLIESRYKFDIWETRFFLSVLAQIRREDQEFQVYRIWYKDVIKAFGLKSGDSYRFLREAAQSLMGKSFFVSYETEGVKRERQYHILREIDYLQAGQEEKIGKQIENHEYIDVTVEQKMRPLLLQLQKNFTAYDLRNIVKLGVYPVRVYELLKQYESIGKRKLLVEDMKKMFEVGERYKLFGDFFRWVIKPSVNEINKYTDLTIIEVEKIKEGRKVQALNFVFRAKGEEELRKVHREAPAKQLEIGFEEVLPKSTNETEKDRLFNIFHADVVQRFGVTPSVLLGLLEEYTEEQVSQAIRVTNRAKYNKQISTSIAGFFIYALKNGYTDEKEEAMKKQAEDQLKQKMQELKDEKSIKLNERIKEVTVEQPDITARAIEVLKEEATLIIIEQKQKALKRPLTLEDYRQDIILRELVKGKIVALAKDRFSDILAEFEEKKRELVH